In Plodia interpunctella isolate USDA-ARS_2022_Savannah chromosome 22, ilPloInte3.2, whole genome shotgun sequence, the following proteins share a genomic window:
- the LOC128679765 gene encoding pancreatic lipase-related protein 2-like produces MVAVSVILLSTLALAVAVPLNHPDPVHLSRSVSPSDVPEGRNLYNVKTPVDPKRLARYNPQESNQYHLFTRRNPTVSQPLLIFNDGILESSNYDKTRRTVMLIHGYEGNATSTFNLAMVPAILAASDLNLIVVDWTEGTELGIPGVIVSANSVSQFVLWLMNAAEGYEEDYHLIGLGVGGQYAAIASRLAGRLGHVTALDPPIWEDEADRLRTGDAMYTEVVFTTSDGVKPNERYGQVDFYPNGGQDMPGCGGDWACNHARSYFYMAESVVTWGFTGTECGNNEDAFVGACDLPGRLQMAAPYASYIARGIFYLETNAAPPFSRG; encoded by the exons ATGGTGGCGGTatctgttatattattatccacATTGGCCCTGG ccGTCGCAGTACCTTTAAATCATCCGGATCCTGTCCACCTGTCTAGGTCTGTCAGTCCGTCTGACGTGCCTGAAGGCCGGAACCTCTACAATGTGAAGACTCCAGTCGACCCGAAGAGGTTGGCAAGGTATAACCCTCAGGAGAGCAACCAGTATCATCTGTTCACCAG gagAAACCCTACGGTCAGTCAACCTCTACTGATCTTCAATGACGGCATTCTAGAGAGTTCCAACTATGACAAGACTAGAAGAACAGTTATGCTGATCCACGGTTATGAGGGCAACGCCACGTCAACCTTCAACTTGGCTATGGTTCCag CAATCCTTGCGGCGTCGGACTTGAATCTGATTGTGGTGGACTGGACTGAAGGCACTGAGCTCGGTATACCTGGAGTAATTGTATCTg CCAATAGCGTGTCCCAATTTGTCCTGTGGCTGATGAATGCTGCAGAAGGTTACGAGGAGGATTATCATCTGATTGGACTTGGAGTGGGAGGGCAATATGCTGCTATCGCAAGCAGATTGGCTGGAAGACTCGGTCACGTCACAG CCCTGGACCCACCTATCTGGGAAGACGAGGCAGACAGACTCCGTACCGGTGACGCCATGTACACTGAGGTCGTCTTCACCACGTCAGATGGTGTGAAGCCTAATGAACGCTACGGCCAAGTGGACTTCTATCCTAATGGCGGACAAGACATGCCCGGCTGTGGCGGGGATTGGGCTTGTAATCATGCTAG ATCATACTTCTATATGGCGGAGTCGGTGGTGACCTGGGGCTTCACGGGCACGGAGTGCGGAAATAATGAGGACGCGTTCGTCGGAGCTTGCGACCTGCCCGGCAGGCTTCAAATGGCGGCTCCGTACGCTAGCTACAT aGCTCGTGGCATATTCTATTTGGAGACCAACGCAGCGCCTCCTTTCTCCCGGGGTTAA